A single genomic interval of Meles meles chromosome 9, mMelMel3.1 paternal haplotype, whole genome shotgun sequence harbors:
- the IGFBP2 gene encoding insulin-like growth factor-binding protein 2 isoform X3 — translation MPGHLWSSSVKNNGDEHSDGGLVENHVDGTVNLLGGGGSASRKPLKSGMKELAVFREKVTEQHRQMGKGGKHHLGLDEPKKLRPPPARTPCQQELDQVLERISTMHLPDERGPLEHLYSLHIPNCDKHGLYNLKQCKMSLNGQRGECWCVNPNTGKLIQGAPTIRGDPECHLFYNEQQEARGVHSQRMQ, via the exons aCAACGGTGATGAGCACTCTGACGGTGGTCTGGTTGAGAACCATGTGGACGGGACCGTGAACCTGTTGGGCGGTGGAGGCAGTGCTAGTCGGAAGCCCCTCAAGTCAGGCATGAAGGAGCTGGCTGTGTTCCGGGAGAAGGTCACCGAGCAGCACCGGCAGATGGGCAAGGGGGGCAAGCATCACCTTGGCCTGGATGAGCCCAAGAAGCTGCGGCCGCCGCCTGCCAGG ACCCCCTGCCAGCAGGAGTTGGACCAGGTCCTGGAGCGGATCTCCACCATGCACCTTCCAGATGAGCGGGGCCCTCTGGAGCACCTCTACTCCTTACACATCCCCAACTGTGACAAGCACGGCCTGTATAACCTCAAACAG tgCAAGATGTCTCTGAATGGGCAGCGTGGGGAGTGCTGGTGTGTGAACCCCAACACTGGGAAGCTGATCCAGGGAGCCCCTACCATCCGGGGGGACCCCGAGTGTCATCTCTTCTACAATGAGCAGCAGGAGGCCCGTGGGGTACATAGCCAGCGGATGCAGTAA
- the IGFBP2 gene encoding insulin-like growth factor-binding protein 2 isoform X2, giving the protein MFSCGLLLSPGRENNGDEHSDGGLVENHVDGTVNLLGGGGSASRKPLKSGMKELAVFREKVTEQHRQMGKGGKHHLGLDEPKKLRPPPARTPCQQELDQVLERISTMHLPDERGPLEHLYSLHIPNCDKHGLYNLKQCKMSLNGQRGECWCVNPNTGKLIQGAPTIRGDPECHLFYNEQQEARGVHSQRMQ; this is encoded by the exons aCAACGGTGATGAGCACTCTGACGGTGGTCTGGTTGAGAACCATGTGGACGGGACCGTGAACCTGTTGGGCGGTGGAGGCAGTGCTAGTCGGAAGCCCCTCAAGTCAGGCATGAAGGAGCTGGCTGTGTTCCGGGAGAAGGTCACCGAGCAGCACCGGCAGATGGGCAAGGGGGGCAAGCATCACCTTGGCCTGGATGAGCCCAAGAAGCTGCGGCCGCCGCCTGCCAGG ACCCCCTGCCAGCAGGAGTTGGACCAGGTCCTGGAGCGGATCTCCACCATGCACCTTCCAGATGAGCGGGGCCCTCTGGAGCACCTCTACTCCTTACACATCCCCAACTGTGACAAGCACGGCCTGTATAACCTCAAACAG tgCAAGATGTCTCTGAATGGGCAGCGTGGGGAGTGCTGGTGTGTGAACCCCAACACTGGGAAGCTGATCCAGGGAGCCCCTACCATCCGGGGGGACCCCGAGTGTCATCTCTTCTACAATGAGCAGCAGGAGGCCCGTGGGGTACATAGCCAGCGGATGCAGTAA
- the IGFBP2 gene encoding insulin-like growth factor-binding protein 2 isoform X4: protein MAYNGDEHSDGGLVENHVDGTVNLLGGGGSASRKPLKSGMKELAVFREKVTEQHRQMGKGGKHHLGLDEPKKLRPPPARTPCQQELDQVLERISTMHLPDERGPLEHLYSLHIPNCDKHGLYNLKQCKMSLNGQRGECWCVNPNTGKLIQGAPTIRGDPECHLFYNEQQEARGVHSQRMQ, encoded by the exons aCAACGGTGATGAGCACTCTGACGGTGGTCTGGTTGAGAACCATGTGGACGGGACCGTGAACCTGTTGGGCGGTGGAGGCAGTGCTAGTCGGAAGCCCCTCAAGTCAGGCATGAAGGAGCTGGCTGTGTTCCGGGAGAAGGTCACCGAGCAGCACCGGCAGATGGGCAAGGGGGGCAAGCATCACCTTGGCCTGGATGAGCCCAAGAAGCTGCGGCCGCCGCCTGCCAGG ACCCCCTGCCAGCAGGAGTTGGACCAGGTCCTGGAGCGGATCTCCACCATGCACCTTCCAGATGAGCGGGGCCCTCTGGAGCACCTCTACTCCTTACACATCCCCAACTGTGACAAGCACGGCCTGTATAACCTCAAACAG tgCAAGATGTCTCTGAATGGGCAGCGTGGGGAGTGCTGGTGTGTGAACCCCAACACTGGGAAGCTGATCCAGGGAGCCCCTACCATCCGGGGGGACCCCGAGTGTCATCTCTTCTACAATGAGCAGCAGGAGGCCCGTGGGGTACATAGCCAGCGGATGCAGTAA